GATTAAACTGCAATTACCTTTACTGCCACTAGCTAAGACGGATATCTGCATATAATGCCTCATTTCAATGGGATTTTCAATTCGTTATTTAAGTATATTACTATACTATGAAAAAAACAATATAAAAAGCCACAGAATAACTGTGACTTTAATTAAAGTTTGATTAAAATTTTTAGTTTAAAGATATTTTAGCTGACTTTTTCTTTTTTTGCTTTACATTCAGCGCAGACACCATAAAAATAGAATTGGTATTTTTCTATATTATAAGAACTTTGATTTTCAACATCAGTAACACAATTATCAAAATTCATCATAATATCATCAATGCGACCGCATTCAGTACAACATATATGGGCATGGGATGTCATATTTGCATCATAACGGAAAGCGTCTTCGCCAACATTTAAAATATTTATTAAACCGATTTCATTAAGAATATCAACTGTTTTGTAGATAGTTGCTAAGCTCATAGTAGGATAATAAGGTTGCAATTTATTAAAAATCATTTCAGCATTAGGATGAGATTTAGTATTACACAGCACATTGTAGATAGCTAAGCGCTGTGGGGTAACTTTGAAACCTTTTTTTCGCAAGAGCTCAGTCACTTTTTTATTGTCCAACATGGCTAGAAGGCTCCTTTCAATATATCAATAATCGTTATTAAAATAGAAAAGTTATCC
The window above is part of the Megamonas hypermegale genome. Proteins encoded here:
- a CDS encoding Fur family transcriptional regulator gives rise to the protein MLDNKKVTELLRKKGFKVTPQRLAIYNVLCNTKSHPNAEMIFNKLQPYYPTMSLATIYKTVDILNEIGLINILNVGEDAFRYDANMTSHAHICCTECGRIDDIMMNFDNCVTDVENQSSYNIEKYQFYFYGVCAECKAKKEKVS